A single genomic interval of Fructobacillus americanaquae harbors:
- the truA gene encoding tRNA pseudouridine(38-40) synthase TruA has translation MPRYRAIVAYDGSDFLGFQVQSKNGVERHRTVQGELIKAVNQMGKNPVERIKVVGASRTDTGVHANGQVVHFDLPFNIPGAGVRKGLNTILPRDILIKQVDQVSDDFHARFASHQKRYYYRVSTQDYVDPFKRRYTGHFHWHLDPKRIEQALPDLIGEHDFATFAASGNQTTTTVRTITRAEIEVKEDEHELVFVFEGNAFLYNQIRIMVGVLLEIGTGRRPVDAIPALIAAKDREQARYTAPAAGLYLDEVAYNSL, from the coding sequence ATGCCGCGTTATCGTGCGATTGTCGCTTACGACGGGTCTGATTTTTTAGGCTTTCAAGTACAAAGTAAAAATGGGGTGGAACGCCACCGTACTGTTCAGGGAGAATTAATCAAGGCCGTTAATCAGATGGGCAAGAACCCCGTTGAACGGATTAAGGTTGTCGGGGCCTCACGAACCGATACCGGCGTTCACGCCAATGGTCAGGTCGTTCACTTCGATCTGCCTTTTAATATCCCGGGAGCAGGCGTTCGCAAGGGCTTGAATACCATCTTACCTAGAGATATTTTAATCAAGCAGGTGGACCAGGTTTCAGATGACTTTCACGCCCGCTTTGCCTCACATCAGAAGCGCTACTATTATCGGGTTTCGACTCAGGACTATGTCGATCCTTTTAAGCGGCGTTATACTGGCCACTTTCACTGGCATTTGGACCCCAAACGAATTGAGCAGGCTCTGCCTGATTTAATTGGCGAACATGACTTTGCCACCTTTGCTGCTTCTGGAAATCAAACGACCACAACCGTTCGAACCATCACTAGAGCGGAAATTGAGGTCAAAGAAGATGAGCATGAACTTGTTTTTGTCTTTGAGGGCAACGCCTTCTTGTATAACCAGATTCGCATTATGGTTGGTGTTTTGCTGGAAATCGGCACTGGCCGCCGGCCTGTTGATGCTATTCCAGCGTTGATTGCTGCCAAAGACCGGGAACAGGCACGTTACACGGCACCAGCGGCTGGTTTATATTTGGATGAAGTAGCGTATAATAGTTTGTGA
- a CDS encoding ABC transporter permease produces MFALMKRNQLLYFRNRSGVVMSLMGALISFILYIVFLKKGISSDWSGVPHKNQLLDTWLIGGTLAITGVTTTLTALSQLVKDKETHVSADLFLTDTKPITRRAAYLLSAAVVGFLMQVVVFVVMATYFVMVDGLSLTAESLVGLVWVMLLSAVLSTLLNALILNRIETVDNLSKMATIVGTASGFLVGGYIPIGSLPDFAQTLMKVTPSFYVATLFRQVLMNETISSSFAGQSRAIESFNQEMGIRAQWGHLLTGMESNLVVLGLIGGGCLLLLVQVLHDGRNRPRTK; encoded by the coding sequence ATGTTTGCCCTAATGAAACGAAACCAATTATTATATTTTCGCAACCGCAGTGGGGTAGTGATGTCCTTAATGGGCGCGCTAATTTCCTTTATTCTTTACATTGTCTTTTTGAAGAAGGGTATCAGTTCTGATTGGTCCGGTGTTCCCCATAAAAATCAACTCCTTGATACCTGGCTGATTGGTGGAACTTTGGCGATTACTGGGGTTACCACGACGCTGACGGCTCTTTCACAGCTAGTGAAGGACAAGGAGACGCACGTCAGTGCGGACCTCTTCTTGACAGACACCAAGCCAATCACCCGCCGTGCAGCCTATCTTTTGAGTGCTGCGGTTGTGGGATTCTTGATGCAGGTAGTTGTTTTTGTTGTGATGGCGACATACTTTGTGATGGTTGATGGCTTGAGCCTGACGGCTGAAAGCTTAGTTGGCCTCGTCTGGGTCATGCTCTTAAGTGCTGTGCTATCGACGCTTCTAAACGCCTTGATTTTGAATCGGATTGAAACGGTCGACAATTTGTCAAAGATGGCAACGATTGTTGGAACCGCCAGTGGCTTTTTGGTCGGTGGTTATATCCCAATCGGTTCCCTACCTGATTTTGCTCAAACATTGATGAAAGTGACACCCAGTTTTTATGTGGCAACGCTCTTCCGTCAGGTGCTGATGAATGAGACAATTTCGTCATCTTTTGCCGGTCAGAGTAGGGCCATCGAGAGCTTTAATCAAGAAATGGGCATTCGGGCCCAATGGGGACACTTGTTGACGGGGATGGAAAGCAACTTGGTTGTGTTAGGATTAATAGGAGGTGGTTGCCTATTATTGCTAGTACAGGTTCTACACGATGGTCGCAATCGGCCAAGGACCAAATAA
- a CDS encoding adenylate kinase — MTKNLILLGLPGAGKGTQAEKIIADYPMVHISTGDIFRANMKEETELGQKAKAFMDAGNLVPDEITNAMVADRLSQPDVVENGFMLDGYPRNEEQAKFLDQFLAEKNSKVSATLYFEVPDQVLVDRLMNRGRADDTKDVIAHRLEVNKKANLPLVDYYENHGVLHTIDGNGELDRIYADVKSVLNALD, encoded by the coding sequence ATGACGAAAAACCTAATTTTATTGGGTCTACCTGGTGCAGGTAAGGGAACCCAAGCTGAGAAGATTATTGCTGATTATCCAATGGTTCACATTAGTACTGGCGATATCTTCCGGGCCAACATGAAAGAAGAAACTGAGCTTGGACAAAAAGCAAAAGCCTTCATGGATGCTGGTAACTTAGTTCCTGATGAAATTACGAATGCGATGGTCGCTGATCGACTATCGCAACCTGACGTAGTTGAAAACGGCTTTATGCTGGACGGCTACCCACGTAATGAAGAACAGGCAAAGTTCTTGGACCAATTCTTAGCCGAAAAGAACAGCAAGGTTTCGGCTACCTTGTATTTTGAAGTTCCTGACCAAGTTTTGGTTGACCGGTTAATGAACCGGGGACGGGCGGATGACACAAAGGATGTTATCGCGCACCGTTTGGAAGTCAACAAGAAGGCCAACTTGCCTTTGGTTGATTACTATGAAAATCATGGTGTTTTGCACACCATCGATGGTAATGGTGAATTAGACCGAATTTACGCTGATGTAAAATCGGTCTTGAATGCCTTGGACTAA
- the rpsM gene encoding 30S ribosomal protein S13 produces MARIEGIDLPRDKRIVIGLTYIYGIGNTTAQKILATAKVSEDVRVRDLTVDQEDQIREAIAALNLQLEGDLRRKVSLDIKGLQEIASYRGIRHRKGLPVRGQHTKNNARTRKGPATAIAGKKK; encoded by the coding sequence ATGGCTCGTATTGAAGGTATCGATTTGCCACGTGACAAGCGAATTGTCATTGGTTTAACATACATCTACGGAATCGGTAATACAACTGCCCAAAAGATCTTGGCTACGGCTAAGGTTTCTGAAGACGTTCGAGTGCGCGACTTGACGGTTGATCAAGAAGATCAAATCCGTGAAGCTATCGCTGCTTTGAACTTGCAGTTGGAAGGTGACTTGCGTCGTAAGGTATCACTTGATATCAAGGGATTGCAAGAAATCGCCTCATACCGTGGTATTCGTCACCGTAAGGGATTGCCCGTTCGTGGACAACACACGAAGAACAACGCCCGTACTCGCAAAGGCCCAGCTACGGCAATTGCTGGTAAGAAGAAGTAA
- a CDS encoding NAD(P)/FAD-dependent oxidoreductase — MSKQTIAIVGAGLSGVYITKRLARKIRRTDHQILLFNDGSEAMTLQNVLPQIAVNTVPVEGARYDLFQLLKNDENITFINQRVDDINFNDHLLMTKKNDYHYDYLILTTGSIGSAFGIPGVVEHATLFNSFNGALAVQADLEEFLEQQKTNPEHSLNITVVGGGPSGVELMAELANFKHHHKIDPERIRLTLINASQVLLPALTEPELSQKAKDFLTKRGVEVFNNTRVLGMTKDRLTLLDGRQLFTDKVYWATGLQVEPFSNRWGIAINDHRQLTVDKHFRVLTDEGAPLSNVFAAGNIAAFTQNNQEGLPQLALAAEYAGNIIINRLIYQLGLAKDHGKSAKEQKNPGYFVSLGKNYGLTNAYGRNGSAGLVARWAKHAINLSFFAGIGSAYGFFRYFRYGRPKR; from the coding sequence ATGTCCAAACAAACCATTGCAATCGTCGGAGCAGGATTATCTGGCGTTTACATTACTAAGCGGTTAGCCCGCAAAATTCGCAGAACTGATCATCAGATTCTGCTTTTTAATGATGGTAGCGAAGCGATGACCTTACAAAATGTTTTACCACAGATTGCTGTTAACACCGTTCCCGTTGAGGGCGCACGTTATGATCTCTTCCAACTTTTAAAAAATGACGAAAACATCACCTTTATCAACCAACGAGTTGATGACATCAACTTTAACGATCACTTATTGATGACCAAGAAAAACGATTACCACTATGACTACCTAATTTTAACAACCGGTAGTATTGGTTCTGCCTTTGGTATTCCAGGTGTTGTCGAGCATGCCACATTATTTAACTCATTTAATGGCGCATTGGCTGTTCAAGCTGATTTAGAAGAATTCTTGGAACAGCAAAAAACAAATCCTGAACATAGCTTAAATATTACGGTTGTTGGTGGTGGGCCGAGTGGGGTCGAACTAATGGCCGAGCTAGCAAACTTTAAACACCATCACAAAATTGACCCAGAACGAATTAGACTAACCTTGATTAATGCTAGCCAAGTTCTCTTACCAGCCTTAACGGAACCCGAATTAAGTCAAAAGGCAAAAGATTTTTTAACGAAACGGGGAGTTGAAGTCTTCAATAATACGCGTGTGCTTGGGATGACCAAGGACCGACTGACACTATTGGATGGCCGGCAACTATTCACCGACAAGGTCTATTGGGCCACCGGTCTACAAGTTGAACCCTTTTCCAATCGTTGGGGGATTGCCATTAACGACCATAGGCAATTAACCGTCGATAAGCACTTCCGGGTCTTGACCGATGAAGGCGCGCCATTATCAAACGTTTTTGCAGCTGGAAACATTGCTGCCTTTACACAAAACAATCAAGAAGGGCTACCCCAATTGGCGCTAGCTGCCGAATACGCTGGTAATATTATTATCAACAGACTGATTTACCAATTAGGATTAGCCAAGGACCATGGCAAGAGTGCCAAGGAACAAAAAAATCCTGGCTATTTTGTTTCCCTTGGCAAGAACTATGGTCTCACAAATGCCTATGGCCGCAATGGTTCTGCAGGACTAGTTGCACGTTGGGCAAAACATGCCATTAACCTATCATTTTTCGCTGGAATTGGCTCTGCTTACGGCTTCTTCCGTTACTTCCGCTATGGTCGTCCAAAGCGATAA
- the rpsK gene encoding 30S ribosomal protein S11: MAVRTTRKRRVKKNIESGVAHIHATFNNTIVMITDAQGNAVAWSSAGALGFKGSRKSTPFAAQQAAEAAAKSALEVNMRTVAVTVKGPGSGRESAIRALAAAGLEVTSIKDVTPVPHNGSRPPKRRRV; this comes from the coding sequence ATGGCAGTTCGTACTACACGCAAGCGTCGTGTGAAAAAGAACATTGAATCTGGTGTGGCACATATCCACGCAACTTTCAATAACACTATCGTCATGATTACCGATGCCCAAGGTAACGCTGTTGCCTGGTCATCAGCTGGTGCCCTTGGATTTAAGGGATCACGTAAGTCAACACCATTCGCTGCTCAACAAGCAGCGGAAGCAGCTGCTAAGTCCGCATTGGAAGTTAACATGCGCACTGTTGCTGTTACGGTTAAGGGCCCTGGTTCCGGTCGTGAATCAGCAATTCGTGCATTGGCCGCAGCTGGTCTTGAAGTAACGTCAATCAAGGATGTTACCCCAGTTCCCCATAACGGATCACGCCCACCAAAGCGTCGTCGTGTTTAA
- the infA gene encoding translation initiation factor IF-1: MANDVIEIEGKVKETMPNAMFQVELENGAVILAHVSGKIRKNYIRILPGDRVTVEMSPYDLTKGRITYRFR, translated from the coding sequence GTGGCCAACGATGTCATTGAAATTGAGGGCAAAGTTAAAGAAACGATGCCAAATGCAATGTTTCAAGTCGAACTTGAAAATGGTGCGGTCATCTTAGCACACGTTTCCGGGAAGATTCGTAAGAATTATATTCGGATCTTGCCAGGTGACCGTGTCACGGTTGAAATGTCACCATACGACTTGACAAAGGGTCGTATTACTTACCGTTTCCGCTAA
- a CDS encoding energy-coupling factor transporter transmembrane component T family protein: MNNLVIGQFIPGTAWLYRVDPRTKILVTVVYVFLLIFANTWPAYALATLFLALTLVLTGQSLGLYWRGIKPVIWLIIFTVCLQLFFTGGTPVLFQWQFLKITLPGLVNALYVVLRFVLIVLMSTALTLTTPPTAIASAIESLLKPLKVIKVPVAELALMLSIALRFVPLLMLETDKVMKAQKSRGMSLSTGSLIKRSKAVLPLLIPLFIGALQRALDLANAMEVRGFESADNRTRYRVLSFSKQDLLAVLATGLFVLLFIGLLWIN; the protein is encoded by the coding sequence ATGAATAACCTTGTGATTGGTCAATTTATTCCCGGCACAGCTTGGCTTTACCGGGTCGACCCCAGAACCAAAATTTTGGTAACGGTGGTGTATGTCTTTCTCTTAATTTTTGCTAATACCTGGCCGGCCTATGCCCTTGCCACTTTGTTTTTGGCCTTAACACTGGTTTTAACGGGTCAAAGCCTTGGACTTTACTGGCGGGGAATTAAGCCTGTGATATGGTTAATCATCTTTACCGTCTGCCTCCAGCTTTTCTTTACCGGAGGAACACCAGTTTTGTTCCAGTGGCAGTTTTTGAAAATTACGCTGCCGGGCTTGGTTAATGCCCTTTATGTGGTTTTGCGCTTTGTGTTGATTGTTCTGATGTCAACAGCCCTAACGCTGACGACACCGCCAACGGCCATTGCCAGTGCCATCGAGTCGCTCTTAAAGCCCTTAAAAGTGATTAAGGTACCAGTTGCTGAACTGGCCTTGATGCTTTCAATCGCCTTACGCTTTGTGCCATTGCTGATGCTGGAAACGGATAAGGTGATGAAGGCACAAAAGTCGCGGGGGATGTCACTGTCCACTGGGTCACTGATCAAGCGGTCAAAGGCCGTTTTGCCCCTGTTGATTCCACTCTTTATCGGAGCCTTACAGCGGGCACTGGACTTAGCCAACGCCATGGAAGTTCGTGGTTTTGAATCTGCGGATAATCGGACCCGTTATCGGGTCTTATCCTTTAGTAAGCAGGATTTATTGGCTGTTTTGGCGACCGGACTGTTTGTCCTTCTTTTTATCGGATTACTATGGATCAATTAA
- a CDS encoding ABC transporter ATP-binding protein: protein MILKAINLSQRYGNFEAVKRINLSIAKGSLTALLGPNGAGKSTTMRMLTGLDQAASGEVVYAEKTKIGVVFQNSVLDGELTVHENLAIRAAQYKGIPVDRVGTLVKYLGLMTFAEQRYGTLPGGQKRRVDIARALLNKPDILFLDEPTTGLDIQTRRAIWHLLEDLQRKDQLTIVLTTHYLDETDQADQVAIIDHGQVIASGSAKAIKHQYAPSQLRLEVQADGAERLLSQGYDFESKSHEGAEQLLIKGLTASETIALLSQNKDAVTDFEYLQGTMDDAFIALTGQEVR, encoded by the coding sequence ATGATTTTAAAAGCAATTAACTTGAGTCAACGCTATGGCAACTTTGAAGCAGTCAAGCGAATTAACTTATCCATAGCAAAGGGGTCCTTAACAGCCTTGCTTGGGCCAAACGGAGCGGGTAAATCGACAACAATGCGGATGCTGACGGGATTGGATCAAGCAGCCAGTGGGGAAGTCGTTTACGCAGAAAAAACCAAAATTGGCGTTGTCTTTCAGAATAGCGTCTTAGACGGGGAATTAACTGTTCATGAAAATTTGGCAATTCGGGCTGCTCAGTACAAAGGTATTCCCGTAGATAGAGTGGGCACCTTAGTTAAATACTTAGGACTAATGACCTTTGCTGAGCAACGTTATGGCACATTGCCAGGTGGGCAAAAACGACGAGTTGATATTGCCAGAGCATTGTTGAACAAGCCGGATATTCTTTTCTTAGATGAACCGACGACCGGTTTGGATATTCAGACTAGGCGGGCAATTTGGCACTTGCTAGAAGACCTACAGCGAAAAGACCAACTAACGATTGTTTTGACGACACATTACTTGGATGAAACGGACCAAGCTGATCAAGTTGCGATCATCGATCATGGCCAGGTGATTGCTAGTGGCTCCGCAAAGGCAATTAAACATCAATATGCACCGAGTCAGTTGCGTTTAGAGGTCCAGGCAGACGGGGCAGAACGGTTGCTTAGCCAGGGCTATGACTTTGAAAGCAAGAGCCACGAGGGTGCAGAGCAGCTACTGATTAAGGGGCTAACTGCCAGTGAAACAATCGCCTTGCTGAGCCAAAATAAAGACGCTGTGACTGATTTTGAGTACTTACAGGGCACAATGGACGATGCCTTTATCGCCTTAACTGGGCAGGAGGTGCGCTAA
- the rplQ gene encoding 50S ribosomal protein L17, with product MSYRKLGRTSSQRKAMLRDLTTDLLINGRIQTTEARAKEVRKTADKMITLGKHADLAARRKAAKFVRNEVADVKEDGDNIRVQTALQKLFEEVSPRFAERNGGYTRILKTVQRRGDAAQMVILELVD from the coding sequence ATGTCATACCGTAAGCTAGGCCGTACTTCATCACAACGTAAGGCAATGTTGCGTGACTTGACGACTGACTTGTTGATCAATGGTCGGATTCAAACTACTGAAGCCCGCGCCAAGGAAGTTCGCAAGACAGCTGACAAGATGATCACGCTTGGAAAGCACGCTGATTTGGCAGCCCGTCGTAAGGCCGCTAAGTTCGTGCGTAACGAAGTTGCTGATGTCAAGGAAGATGGCGATAACATTCGCGTACAAACTGCTTTGCAAAAGTTGTTTGAAGAAGTGTCACCACGTTTTGCAGAACGTAATGGTGGTTACACTCGCATCTTAAAGACTGTGCAACGTCGTGGCGATGCTGCACAAATGGTTATCTTGGAGTTAGTTGACTAA
- a CDS encoding energy-coupling factor transporter ATPase, with translation MKNAITINNLTYGYPDQDPLFHGFDLAVQEGQWLSIVGHNGSGKSTLAKLILGLLEANSGIIRVFDQELTVATLAEVREQVGMVFQNPDNQFVGATVADDVAFGLENRQVPSEEMPAMIEAALKQVGMADFADREPHTLSGGQKQRVALASVLALKPKVIILDEATAMLDPAGKSAVLQTLKDLKHHHQDQLTLIVITHDMAEAALADRLVVINDGQLALDDRPQDLFVQGQALKELGLDQPFESQLAQALPKPPNQYLTKQELAAWLSTLKD, from the coding sequence ATGAAAAATGCAATAACAATTAACAATTTGACTTATGGGTACCCAGACCAGGACCCACTCTTTCATGGCTTTGACCTTGCAGTGCAAGAGGGGCAGTGGCTGTCGATTGTCGGCCATAATGGATCAGGAAAATCAACGCTTGCCAAGCTCATCCTGGGCCTATTAGAAGCCAACAGTGGTATAATTAGAGTCTTTGACCAGGAACTGACAGTTGCAACACTGGCGGAAGTCCGTGAACAGGTGGGAATGGTTTTCCAAAACCCGGATAACCAGTTTGTCGGTGCTACTGTTGCCGACGATGTTGCTTTTGGTTTGGAAAACCGTCAGGTACCGTCTGAAGAGATGCCAGCAATGATCGAAGCAGCCCTGAAACAGGTGGGGATGGCTGATTTTGCTGACCGAGAACCACACACGCTCTCGGGTGGACAAAAGCAACGAGTCGCTCTGGCATCCGTCCTGGCCCTTAAACCAAAGGTGATTATCTTAGATGAGGCAACGGCTATGCTCGATCCAGCTGGCAAGAGTGCTGTTTTGCAGACTTTAAAGGATCTGAAACACCATCACCAGGACCAACTGACGCTCATTGTTATCACTCATGACATGGCGGAGGCCGCCTTGGCGGATCGCTTGGTCGTCATCAATGACGGTCAGTTAGCCTTGGACGACCGACCCCAGGACCTCTTTGTCCAGGGACAGGCACTCAAAGAACTTGGCTTAGACCAGCCGTTTGAGTCTCAACTGGCTCAGGCCCTGCCAAAGCCACCCAACCAGTATTTAACGAAGCAGGAGTTGGCAGCATGGCTATCAACATTGAAGGATTAA
- a CDS encoding DNA-directed RNA polymerase subunit alpha, giving the protein MIEFEKPDIHNIEEDANYGKFIVEPLERGYGTTLGNSLRRVLLSSLPGVAVNTVQIDGVVHEFSTVDGVVEDVTQLILNLKKVVFATDSAEEHALEIDVQGPKDVTAADLTGSADIEVLNPDLHIATLAAGQSLHMTVTAVKGRGYSSAEENKQLRDEMPIGVLTVDSIYTPIERVNYHVENKRVGSRDDYDKLTMEVWTNGSIKPSDALSLGSKILTEHLNLFTDISPVAQETKVMVETEKATSTAADAAPIEDLDLSVRSYNCLKRAGINTIEELTDRSEADMMKVRNLGRKSLDEIQEKLTEMGLGFHQED; this is encoded by the coding sequence ATGATTGAATTTGAAAAGCCAGATATTCATAACATCGAAGAGGATGCCAACTACGGTAAGTTTATCGTGGAACCTCTGGAGCGTGGCTATGGGACGACTTTGGGCAACTCCCTTCGTCGTGTCTTGCTATCATCGCTTCCTGGCGTAGCGGTCAACACAGTCCAAATTGACGGTGTGGTCCACGAATTCTCAACCGTTGATGGTGTTGTAGAAGACGTGACCCAGTTGATTTTGAACTTGAAAAAAGTTGTTTTCGCTACGGACTCAGCTGAAGAGCACGCTTTGGAAATTGATGTTCAAGGACCAAAGGACGTTACTGCAGCTGATTTGACAGGATCAGCTGACATTGAAGTCTTGAACCCAGATTTGCATATTGCAACTTTGGCAGCTGGACAGTCATTACACATGACGGTTACGGCTGTAAAGGGTCGGGGTTATTCTTCAGCTGAAGAAAACAAGCAATTACGTGATGAAATGCCAATCGGTGTTTTAACGGTTGATTCGATTTACACACCAATCGAACGAGTTAATTACCACGTTGAAAACAAACGTGTTGGTTCTCGCGACGATTACGATAAGCTGACCATGGAAGTTTGGACTAATGGTTCAATCAAGCCAAGCGATGCTTTGAGTCTTGGTTCAAAGATTCTAACAGAACACTTGAACTTGTTCACGGATATTTCCCCTGTTGCCCAAGAGACTAAAGTCATGGTTGAAACGGAAAAGGCTACAAGTACTGCAGCTGATGCCGCTCCGATCGAAGATTTGGACTTGTCCGTTCGTTCATACAACTGCTTGAAGCGAGCAGGAATCAACACGATTGAAGAGTTGACTGATCGCTCAGAAGCCGACATGATGAAGGTCCGTAACTTAGGACGTAAGTCATTAGACGAAATTCAAGAAAAGTTGACCGAAATGGGCTTAGGCTTCCATCAAGAAGATTAA
- a CDS encoding energy-coupling factor transporter ATPase, whose translation MAINIEGLSFHYGAGKNSEQILNDINLTVEPGQITAIVGQTGSGKSTLVQHLNALLLPSGGQVVVGDQVVTSKTKEKALGPVRAQVGMVFQFPENQLFASTVLEDVMYGPKNFGKNAEEAEILAKKALVQVGLKEEFWQHSPFDLSGGQMRRVALAGVLAMDPQAMVFDEPAAGLDPKGQEELLNLLRDLKAAQKTVVLISHQMDQVLALADQVVVMQAGRVAAIEAPDQLFLRDRQWFLDHALDLPEPVAFAKYLEDHGYHFDYLPKSVAELAEQIKEQVDWDQVTVPNSLTGGDRDE comes from the coding sequence ATGGCTATCAACATTGAAGGATTAAGTTTTCACTATGGCGCCGGAAAAAATTCGGAGCAGATTCTAAACGATATTAATTTAACGGTTGAACCCGGTCAGATTACCGCCATTGTTGGTCAAACTGGTTCAGGCAAGTCGACTTTAGTTCAGCATTTGAATGCACTCTTGCTGCCAAGCGGTGGACAAGTTGTCGTTGGTGACCAAGTTGTCACCAGTAAAACCAAGGAAAAGGCATTGGGTCCAGTTCGGGCCCAGGTGGGAATGGTTTTCCAATTTCCGGAAAATCAGCTTTTCGCTAGCACGGTCTTAGAAGATGTCATGTATGGCCCTAAGAATTTTGGCAAGAATGCTGAAGAGGCGGAAATTCTCGCAAAAAAAGCTTTGGTTCAGGTTGGCTTGAAGGAAGAATTTTGGCAACACTCGCCCTTTGATCTTTCAGGTGGACAAATGCGTCGAGTGGCGTTGGCGGGCGTCTTAGCAATGGATCCACAAGCTATGGTTTTTGATGAGCCAGCGGCTGGCCTTGATCCCAAGGGGCAAGAGGAACTTTTGAACTTGCTACGGGATCTGAAGGCCGCCCAGAAGACAGTTGTTTTGATTTCTCACCAGATGGACCAGGTGCTAGCGCTTGCAGACCAAGTAGTCGTGATGCAGGCCGGTCGTGTGGCAGCCATTGAAGCGCCCGACCAGCTTTTTTTGCGTGACCGGCAGTGGTTCTTGGACCATGCTTTGGATTTGCCAGAGCCAGTGGCGTTTGCAAAGTACCTGGAAGACCACGGTTATCATTTTGATTATTTGCCAAAATCAGTGGCCGAATTGGCTGAACAAATCAAGGAACAAGTTGATTGGGATCAGGTCACTGTGCCAAATTCTTTGACTGGAGGTGACCGAGATGAATAA
- the rpmJ gene encoding 50S ribosomal protein L36, producing MKVRPSVKKMCESCRVIKRNGRTMIICPANPKHKQRAGK from the coding sequence ATGAAGGTGCGTCCATCAGTTAAAAAAATGTGCGAATCTTGCCGTGTGATTAAGCGTAACGGCCGGACAATGATTATTTGCCCAGCTAACCCTAAGCACAAGCAACGCGCTGGTAAGTAA
- a CDS encoding DUF3021 domain-containing protein, with protein sequence MKKLFLKMIRGMEYGSLTYLLALLLSAQTIKVTTKDIVGVLLMSAAIGLLTLIFTIERLSYLMAIVIHLLGTFALVVLTDQLTGGFHGILNWNFWLIFVTAYLVIWLIIKVDQQTQVDRINAALKKVQTK encoded by the coding sequence ATGAAGAAATTGTTCTTAAAGATGATCCGTGGTATGGAATACGGCTCATTAACCTATTTACTAGCCCTGCTGCTGTCTGCTCAAACAATCAAAGTCACAACAAAGGATATCGTTGGCGTCCTCTTGATGAGTGCTGCGATTGGCCTGTTAACTTTGATTTTTACGATTGAGCGCTTGTCTTATTTGATGGCCATTGTCATCCACCTCTTAGGTACCTTCGCTTTAGTCGTTCTCACTGATCAATTAACGGGTGGCTTTCATGGCATCTTAAATTGGAATTTTTGGTTGATTTTTGTGACCGCCTACCTGGTGATTTGGTTGATTATCAAAGTTGATCAGCAAACTCAGGTTGATCGGATCAACGCCGCCTTGAAAAAGGTCCAGACAAAATGA
- a CDS encoding LytTR family DNA-binding domain-containing protein, whose product MKGDQVEVTVEAPAANQAVTDLLAYLRRYQSVKPSNPAVPLKSSIGMADQSLSKDAQASTVQPANLNFDESVRHSAPSTTQATTTKFGILSVKTADEIILLRVADLILIDVEAGQLVITTTRQQILVKERLGHFVDRLGQANFVQISKHAVINLDHLQSLSNSFSGNMTAELAGGNQALVSRRYVKTLMGHLGL is encoded by the coding sequence ATGAAAGGTGATCAGGTGGAGGTCACGGTTGAAGCCCCAGCGGCTAATCAAGCGGTGACAGACTTGTTGGCTTATTTGCGTCGCTACCAATCGGTTAAACCGTCTAATCCAGCTGTACCACTAAAATCATCTATAGGAATGGCTGACCAATCGCTCTCGAAAGATGCACAAGCGTCCACAGTCCAGCCAGCAAATTTAAACTTTGATGAGAGCGTCCGCCACTCGGCGCCTTCTACCACGCAGGCTACTACCACAAAATTCGGCATTCTCTCGGTCAAAACAGCCGATGAAATTATTTTGTTGAGGGTGGCTGATCTGATTTTGATTGATGTAGAAGCTGGTCAGCTCGTCATCACGACTACTCGCCAGCAAATTTTAGTTAAAGAGCGGTTAGGTCATTTTGTCGATCGACTCGGTCAGGCAAACTTTGTTCAAATTTCTAAGCACGCCGTTATCAACCTCGATCACTTGCAATCGTTATCAAACAGCTTCTCTGGGAATATGACGGCCGAATTGGCCGGTGGCAACCAAGCCTTAGTCAGCCGGCGTTATGTTAAGACCCTGATGGGTCACTTAGGCTTATAA